In Mytilus edulis chromosome 3, xbMytEdul2.2, whole genome shotgun sequence, the genomic window ATGGTTTCCCCATTCTCACTCATCAGATCTTGTAGCACGTCTTTAATTTTCTTCAGCCTTTGTTCTTTCGTCTCTGCTGGTTTACAAATCTTTGCAGGAGTTGGCCCGGAGATGTTGTTATTTTCTTTGTCTTCTATATCAGATCTATCTGTTCTTTTTCTTGACGTTTCCTTCAATGAGCTTCCTCTCTTCTTAAACTCAACTCCTTTATTACTACCAGTGCTTCTGTAGCTGGTTTCACCCATCTCTGATTTGGCATACCTATTACGTCTGGGTGCCAGTTCAATCTCATTCCCTTTACCATCCAATAACTTGATTTTCTTCGGCATTTCctcagttttaaatttttctagATCTTCTTCTGCCTCTTTTCCTCTAAGTCCGGAGCTGCTCTGGAAGCATATCATCTGGCTTTCTAGAGTTTTGCACCCATGGTTTGAATTCCGTCTTTGGAATAATTTCTTACATTCTGGACACTTCCAGGCAAAGTCTGAATGCCTTTCTAGAATATGTCTCTCCAGGAACCACCTCTTATCAAAGGTCATATCTTCACAGATAACACACATCCATTTACtctataaaagaataaaataacaatcaTAAGAGAGGATTACATAATTATGGACTTAtcattataataatttatatttttaccacTCAACAACGTATACAAAGAGTAGTACAAACTAATTTAATTAGCAATAAAGGTCATACCTATattcattcaatattttaatcatatgtacaaaaaaaaaaaaaccaacatgaatACAATACAACTATGACCAGTAGATCAAAGTTCAACTGAATTTGATAATTATCAACTATGAAAACCAGATTGGACCATGATCTCCCAAATAAGGTTTGAGTTTATCATGGTGAACCACTTTCGGGTTCATTCTTGGACCCAGCTGAATTCTATATAAGACGTTATTCAGTCGATGGGTAACAACAAATGGACCATGCCAAGGCCTCTGAAATTTTGGATTTACACCAACCTTCCGTTGATATTGGTAATACCAGACTGGATCACCAGGATTGAACAGCTTTAAGTGAATGTTATGATCATAGTTTCTCTTCATAACATCACTAGCCACATTTAAATTGGTTCTTGCAAATTCATGAACCGTCAACAGTGTATGTTCAAGATCATTTACAAAGTCAGAAATAGAGCTTTTAGGACTGTCAGGAGATTTACCAAACAATAAATCTACCGGTAGATTGATTTCACGTCCATACATCATTTTACAAGGTGACACACCCGTACTTTCGTGTTCAGCTGATCGATATGCCATCATTAGAATGGGCACAAATGTGTCCCAATCCTTTTGGTGGTTCGATAAAAATGAAGACAACATATTTTCCAGGGTTCTCATAAACCTTTCAGCCATTCCATCAGACTGGGGTCTCATAACCGTGGTTCTAGTCTTGTCAATATCTATCAGTTTGCAAAGTTCTTTAAACAAATGGGACTCGAAATTAGCCCCTTGGTCCGTATGTATTTGTAAGGGAACTCCAAAGATTGAGATAAAATTGTCTACTAATGCTCGAGCTACAACCTCTGCTTCCTGAGATTTTAGTGGAATGGCATGCACAAACTTAGTGAAGTAATCACCAATAACGAGTAAATAATTATTTCCCTGAATTGACCTAGGCAAAGGCCCCATTATGTCCATAGCAACCCTTTCTAGAGGAGCACCGACATTGTATTGTCTCATAGGTGCTTTTGGTTTTCTATTTGGTCGCTTTCGTGAAGCACATACATCACATTTGTTACACCAATTCTCAATATACTTTCGTACTCCAAACCAAAAGAATCTTTGTCTAACCTTACTTAAGGTTTTCTTAATACATAAATGACCACCAGTGACACTATTGTGTAACTGCTTGAGCACACCTTCTTTCAAATTTTCTGGAATTACTTTTTGCCAGGTGACATTGTCACCTTTTTCACTTTCCCATTTTCGACATAGAATACCGTCTCTTATCTCAAATGACTCAATTCTATTCCAGAAGTATTTGATAATCGGACTGAATTTTGATATTTCCGACCAAATGGGTTTCAAATTTTTTACTAGCCAATCCCTAATTATCTTTAGTACCGGGTCATTTTCTTGTTCATTTTCTAAATCAAAATCCATCTCAACATATTGTTCATCGTGCATCGGAGATGACGAGCTCGGTTTTTGTTGATCCAAAGGATTAGGTTTCATACTTCGAGTTTTAACTACTCCTACCCGTTGGTTAATAACGTTTTCATGGGTCTTTGATTTGCAAACATCAACTGATGTTTCTCCTGCAAATCCtcttttctcttttattttctcGGATCTTTTCAAATTGGGAACATTAAAAGTGTGAGAACTACTTGATTTGCGAGCGTCATGTGATGCCTTTGAAACAAATCCACTTTCATCCTTCACTTTATCAGATATGTTCACCctttcattttcatgttttgtacAGGATTTAGAAGCATTTAAATCGTCTGACCTATAACTAGCATATAGTTGTGCTACTTTAGGTTTCTTACTAGTCTCTATACGTTGATTACCTTCAACTTTAACGGCGCCTGTTAAAGTATTCGTATCATCAACCACAACTGACTTTACTACCACTTCTTTGGTTGAAACCTCGTTATTTATTTCAACCTCTCCTAAACCCACATTTGAAAATTTATCCTCAACTTTCGAGCAATACGAACAATCATCTGGACAGGGTCTACGACTCAAGGCATCAGCATTCGAATGAATGCGACCAGGGCGATGTATAATTTGAAAATCATATGCACCAAGTGTTTCCAACCAGCGGGCAAGCTGACCCTCtggatttttaaaatttactaACCATTGAAGAGACCCGTGATCTGTACGAACAGTAAAAGATCGACCATAAAGATAGTGATGAAAATTTTTAACTGCACGGACGATAGCAAGCAATTCTTTTCTGGTGACACAATAGTTTCTTTCACTTTTCGAAAAAGTTTTACTAAAATAGCCAATCACTCGTTCTACCCCATCTTggatttgagataaaaaaaaaaaaagcccccATTCCTACATTGCTAGCATCTGTATCAAGAATAAAGCCACCATCATTAATTGGATACCCTAAAATAGGTGCAGATATTAACAACTTTTTCAGATGCTCAAATGAGCAATTACAAGCTTCTGAACATTCAAATTTCTTACACTTCTCGGTTAATTGATGTAGGGGCTTTGCAATGGTAGAGAAATTTTCTACAAATCGACGATAATATGAACAAAGTCCGATAAAGCTACGTACATCTTTTACATTCTTGGGAGTGGGCCAATCTTGCACGGCCTTAATTTTTTCATCGTCAGTACTTATCCCTTCGTGACTAACTTTATGTCCTAAAAAGGTAACTTCTTTTTGAAGAAGGAAGCACTTCTTAGGATGTAATTTTAAGTTAGCTGATCTTAATCTATCACAAACTTCACTTAAATTTTTGAGATGCTCATCAAAAGTTTTTGAGAACACAATAATGTCATCGAGATACACTAAGCAGATTCTCCAAGTTAAACCAGAAAATATTTTCTCGACCAACCGCTCAAAAGTCGCGGGAGCCCCACATAGTCCAAAACATAGCACTTTAAATTGCCATAAACCACTACCAGGTATTGCAAAAGCTGTTTTCTCCCGATCCTTCTCATCTAAACCACATTGCCAGTAACCACTGCGCATGTCCAGAGTTGAGAACCACTTACTGCCGCTTAAAGCATCCAGAGTGTCCTCTATACGAGGGATCGGTTGGCTATCTTTTTCAGTAATATCATTAATTCTCCTAAAATCTATACAGAATCGAATGCTCTGGTCTTTCTTTTTCGTAACCATGACCACCGGGGAACACCAAGCACTACTTGAAGGTTCTATAATGCCCCTTGATGCCATGTCTTGTATCTCTTTCTCTGCAACCTCTCTCTTTGCCAAAGGAAGTCTATATGGTTTAAGTTTGATGGGTTTTGCATTGCCCGTATTTATTTTATGGTTAACGAGTTCAGTATGACCAATATCAGATggagattttgaaaaaaacatcttgATAAGAACATAAAAACTCCCTTAACTTTTTGCCTTCAATTTTATCCAAATCTTTGGAACTTTTCTCAAATACACCCTTTAAATGATCAGGAATGTCTACTTAAGTGTTACTATCTGCACAATTGACCCTACTTACAGTGCTCACTTCATACGTTTCTAAGTCAACAGGTTCAAAAGTACccaaaattgtatttttataaacCTTGACCGGCTCTGAGCTAAAATTAGCAACCCTTAAAGGTatgatatttgaatttggctGAACTACTACTCTGGCTAACAATAAACCAGTTTTCTCAATAAACGACCTGTTTGTCTCCACAATACCTACTTCATGAAATATAACGGGGCCACATGGCACTCCTTTTATTATCATTTCACTATCAGGCTGAATATCAACTGTTTCCGCAATTGAGATTCGACAACATGAGCTATCACCTTTATTTGTAAAACAGGTTATAAACTCATCCTTAATTCTCAGGCAACCTTTGCTAAAAAGAACATCAATACTATTAGTCATCAAAAAGTCCATACCAAGTATAGCCATATCTTTGATTTCAGCCAACAAAAATTCGTGTTTGAAAACATGTTttcctaattttatttctaaattaactTTTCCAATAATCTCTGAAACTTCTCCAGTAGCTGTTAATAAATTCATTCTGACTGGCATGACTTGAGGTCTATCCTCAAGTGCAAGGCTATCAAAGAAATCTTTTCTCAAAATGGAGACACTTGCCccagaatcaaccaacatatTTACAGACATAGAATTTATACTAGCAACTACAAAATATCCATTATCTTTCCCCCAAGAAACATTTGAAATAACTGTGTTGGGTCTTTTTTATCGTGGTCGAGCCGCGACCCCCGCACTCGACGCTTGGTAGTTTTCCGAGCTGTTATAATTTTGGTTGTTATTTCTATTTCCAAAATTATTTGCTCCTCTTTGCTGACGTGAACCgttattgttattattgttataacGTTGACCATTAGACGTATTATTTTTCCTCATGGCCCCTACATCATTTTGTAGATTTCGTATGCCtaatttgatttcttttatttcactCGCCATTTTACTATCATCAGTGTCACATGCATCAGCAGTTCTCACTGATCGCCCTTTTTGTCTGTCTGCTAGTCTTAAAGCTTCAAGACGAACAGAAATTTTTTCAGcttcatatattgtttttggaCCTACTTCTCTCAACCTTAGACGAATGTCAGTTTCCGTTATAGCGTCAATAAAGTAATCAAGCGCAAGGGTATCCCTGACAATAGGAGAAGTACCAGGGTATGCTCGCCTTGTAAGTTTTTTAATTGCCTGTGCCAGTTCAGGCAAACTTTCGTTCCTTAATCTAACTCTAGTCTGTAGCTCAGCTCTAAAAACTTCTGAGCGATTTATAGAACCAAACCTGCTTTTAAGCATTGTCACTAAACATTCAAAGTCATGCCTTTCACCTTCTGTCATTTCATTTAACAGAGCACGAGCGCTACCTGTTAGACTACTTGCCAACAATCAGGCTTTAGACCTTAAGTCCCAATCATTAAGTTCTGCCAAAAGATAAAATTGTGTGAGGTACTCTTCTAGATCGTCTGATCCGTCATACAGCTGaggtttaattttacattttatttcagGTTTAGCTCTGATGTTCTCAGTGAAATGGCTATTATTTAAATCTTGTTTATTATGTTTGGCTTCTCCACTCGCACTTATAGACGAACTATCATACCCCCTTCCCAAAATAGGAGTGgttttatttgttaaatgatGGTCAAATTTTGCCAACATACTGTCCATTTTCTCAGAAAAATCTGAAAGACATTTATCTACCATGAATTTCATTTCAACTTTAGCGTCAGCAAGCCTTCTATCTGCTGTTACATTATTTTCACTACTAGAAGCTATCACTTCATTCGATAGTGTTTCATTTACTTCATTTCTATTCCCAGTATTGGGACCGAACGTAACGATATTTGAATCGtccatttctatattttttttcaacaacttTGGATTTTGATATACAAACAATAGACTCTaatatattgagagtggtatcccaccgctgccaccaattgTTACGCTGCCTCTCTGGCGTTAGAGTCGGTCACCAGAGATAACAGGGTTACATAAAAAGGAATCTATTAGAGGTCGAGAAAGGTGTCTTAATTTAAACCACCGATCTAAACCCGAAATAGGACGAAGGAATTATATACCAATAGAGGTGTATTAATGTACTATTCTTGTCATGATTTCATGAGTATTATTAAAATGAAATAgaatatttataaagtttaacattttattaatgaGATAAAATACTGGAACAAGTCTGGACTCTCGGTGCTGTCACTGGTCAGTGCCCCCCGGGTATGGTTGGTCTTACAACTATTCACGTGGGTGAATACTGCTCATAAGCTATAAATATGTATAGCTTTTCTTTAACACAAATCCTTTATACAAAGGTTTCAATCATAGTTATAATTACTTTTACTACACAAGATCAAAAGGCTTGATCTTCCTCAAACTGTTATATTAAAAACATAACATATGTGTTTTTCAATTATAactatttatatttaatactatcTCAATAGCCACGgttatattttcattaatttataatATACACATCTGAATCTCCGAATCTGGTGACAAAAATATTTAGTCACCGTCACCCACAAGTATAGTCACCGTCACCGACAGATATAGTCACCGTCACCTACAGCTATAGTCACCGTCACCTACAGCTATAGTCACCGTCACCGAGATTTAATCACCGGGACTGATATTTGTCACCGTCacctttaatataattataatcctATAATATATTTCACAATACTAACTTTTAAATTCATTACATCCGACATACTTGTATTTAGTTTATCTTTCTATTTGATACGACTCTTTCCACAAGTTTGAGCTATCTCCCTTGACGCAGCCAACCACACGTATTTATATTCTAAATTGACCAATGAGAATTGAGCTTATACAGAGACGCCCAATCACAAGCCATCACTCTTCTTAGGGAAATTCCCTTAACGgtgacaaaatagtaaacaatgCCATGTTCTTCacgaacaaatataatttatgtatttaaaatgCAACTAAAAGCTTGGAAAACGTTTGTAATGGATTCAAACAGATACAAACTACTGTATATAGCAATCGATAGTCAACAAGAAACGAGCATTCCAACCAATACACATCGAACATGTAAGTGTCACCTAAATCGGTGACAAACATTAAAAATCGGAACGAGAGTTTTTTACAGTCTCTAACTGTTCCGAGAAATTAGGAATCATACACAAAAGAAACCCAAACATGAAGAATTATAAGATGTAAAATTATGCCAACAAGAATCaccatattattattatttatagccgtaaataaaaatctatggcCTACTTTCATTTTCCAACAGTACGAGAATAAACGTTAtctgtctcaaaaacaataatacacaggtttaaatcatacaaattaatagTTTTATATGTACAAGACTAAGCCTTTCTTGACTTATCAAACACATTCGATAACCAACTTATGATCAGGGATCATAACAACAACGAACATGCATATTAAAAATAACACTGAATAACTACGGGGAGCCGGCATAACATTGCCCCCTTCCTTAAGGATTTGGTCCCCAAATATATGAGCTTGGTGAGCCTATTTATACGGTTTAGGAAAAACTCATTAAAGTAGCTATACTATCTTCCAAAATGAGGTAACTATGTGTGATTTAACAACAAAGATGTTATTTCGTTCCCAAGATAAATTTTACTAAACATATTAGCAACAAACATCAAACTacatcaaattcaacaaaaaagttCAGAAACTACTGAGTCTGCATGCACATAAGTCATTCAATCTCCCCTGAACGGTTGTAACAAGCCCTGACAGTTTGTAAAACTTCGCCTCCTGCAATAACTCATACAGATAGATGTGTTCTCTAGGTAGGTATCTTTTTTCGACATTGCAATTGTTTCTCAAATAATTAAGAATTATCTTAAAGTGAGCTGGATCGCGGTCAAAGAAATATACATTGGTTGAAGGTCGGAATGGACTTAACGGTTGTAGCATTAATGCGAATACACATGAAGGATCTGCTCTGAGTGTGTTTTTACTGGTTTCTATCTTCATTCCTCCAACATTTAGGGTAAGGGTGTTCTCTTGCGTGTCCTGTAGGGACTGCAGGAAGGTCTCCACCAATTCTGTTTGAGCGGAAAACTAAACATTCCTGATTGGCTCAATTATAGTCTCAACAGGTTCTACTACTACGTTCTCTGTATTTTGTGGTCTACTATCTAGAGTTGGTTTCTTTGCTGTTCTTGAGGAGTTAGACGAGCTAGACGACGATCCT contains:
- the LOC139515112 gene encoding uncharacterized protein, whose amino-acid sequence is MCVICEDMTFDKRWFLERHILERHSDFAWKCPECKKLFQRRNSNHGCKTLESQMICFQSSSGLRGKEAEEDLEKFKTEEMPKKIKLLDGKGNEIELAPRRNRYAKSEMGETSYRSTGSNKGVEFKKRGSSLKETSRKRTDRSDIEDKENNNISGPTPAKICKPAETKEQRLKKIKDVLQDLMSENGETITISVEPEADKVEEDTSSQILEEGVELHVSETEVNTLEKADNYHKSSSSSTASPGSSSSSSNSSRTAKKPTLDSRPQNTENVVVEPVETIIEPIRNV